CTAACCGGATTAACGCCGGAAAGTCATAAAAAAATTGGGCAACTATCAAAAGGATACCGTCAAAGAGTAGGTTTGGCCACTGCCTTGTTACACAATCCGGATGTGCTGATTTTAGACGAACCTACCACCGGATTAGATCCCAATCAATTGGTTGAAATCAGAAATGTGATTAAAAATGTGGGGAAAGACAAAACAGTTTTCTTATCTACTCACATTATGCAGGAAGTAGAAGCCATTTGCGACCGAGTGATTATTATTGATAACGGAAAAATTGTTACCGATAAAAAACTTGACAAACTGGTTACGGAAGAAAAAGAACAAATCATTGAAGTCGAATTTGACAAATCCATTGCTGCTGATTTGTTAGCCAATCTGCCTAATATCAAAACGTATAAAAACACGACTGATAATCTTTGGTTACTGACCTTTACTTCGGAGGACGATATGCGCCCAACCCTATTTGACTTTGCGCATGACAATGGCTTGAAAACACTGCAAATCAGTTTGAAAAATAAAAATCTGGAGCAAATTTTCAGAGAAAAAACTAAGAAATAAAGAAGTCCCGAAGCATCGGGATTTTTTTATGGATATACTACACTTCCGTAGAAAAGCGTCTGTAAATCAACTATAGGCGGAACGTTTTTCAGGACAAGATTTCCTGTACTGTTTAATAGTCCCGTGATACTTTGTACCGGATGTACTATCATATCATTAGAGCCACGATGGTATACCGTGATGTCTTGAGTAATTAAATTTGCCGCCTCGATTCTGCCATCACCAAAATAAAAATTGAAATTAGCGGTACCCATTTGTCCCGAAAGATAAAAACGGGAAACATTATTGTTGTTAATCGTCAATGTTCCAGTGCTATTCAATGTCATAATAAAATCACCCGTTCCGGCACCGGATTCGCCATCGGCATCTTTATCAAAGGAGAACAGAGTCAGATTATCAAAACCCAACACGCCATTGGAACTGATATTTCGGTCTGTTTTTGAATAGATTTCTTCCAGTGTTGGCGTAGTAATTAAAATTTTGGTTTTGCCATAAGCTCGCAC
Above is a genomic segment from Flavobacterium phycosphaerae containing:
- a CDS encoding head GIN domain-containing protein: MKKILTLIVLILLFNSCEKPSDCIESSGATVLKDVEVLPFKKIKVYRGIEVVITQGPETKVQIEAGANFIDNVEVKQYGDQLVFKDETSCNWVRAYGKTKILITTPTLEEIYSKTDRNISSNGVLGFDNLTLFSFDKDADGESGAGTGDFIMTLNSTGTLTINNNNVSRFYLSGQMGTANFNFYFGDGRIEAANLITQDITVYHRGSNDMIVHPVQSITGLLNSTGNLVLKNVPPIVDLQTLFYGSVVYP
- the gldA gene encoding gliding motility-associated ABC transporter ATP-binding subunit GldA, translating into MSIEVQNISKSYGAQKALDSVSFSIKKGEIVGFLGPNGAGKSTLMKILTTFINSDEGTATVNGNDVNEAQLLVQKSVGYLPEHNPLYLDLYVREYLAFNADVYKVDKLRIEEVIQLTGLTPESHKKIGQLSKGYRQRVGLATALLHNPDVLILDEPTTGLDPNQLVEIRNVIKNVGKDKTVFLSTHIMQEVEAICDRVIIIDNGKIVTDKKLDKLVTEEKEQIIEVEFDKSIAADLLANLPNIKTYKNTTDNLWLLTFTSEDDMRPTLFDFAHDNGLKTLQISLKNKNLEQIFREKTKK